The Myxococcales bacterium genome has a segment encoding these proteins:
- the purN gene encoding phosphoribosylglycinamide formyltransferase — translation MNVAVLASGGGTNLQALLDAQAQGRLAPARVTVVGVNVAGCGALARAEAAGVPTFVLPHGAFPDRGAFDTALLEKLRDFDVSCVVLAGFMRLLTPAFLDAFPDGVLNVHPALLPAFPGLHAQKQAFEAGVKFAGCTVHFVDAGVDSGPIVAQAVVPVLPDDTAETLQQRILRQEHALLPAVVRAHAEGRVRREGRRVQIDDAPRAASDAALSSL, via the coding sequence ATGAACGTGGCGGTGCTCGCCTCGGGAGGCGGCACGAACCTGCAAGCGCTGCTCGACGCCCAGGCCCAAGGCCGGCTTGCTCCTGCCCGGGTTACCGTGGTGGGGGTGAACGTGGCAGGCTGCGGCGCTTTGGCGCGGGCAGAGGCCGCGGGGGTTCCCACCTTCGTGCTGCCTCACGGCGCGTTTCCCGATCGCGGCGCATTCGACACGGCGCTGTTGGAAAAGCTGCGGGACTTCGATGTCTCGTGCGTGGTGCTGGCCGGCTTCATGAGACTTTTGACCCCCGCCTTCCTGGACGCTTTTCCTGACGGCGTGTTGAACGTGCATCCCGCGCTGCTTCCCGCCTTCCCGGGGCTGCACGCGCAAAAGCAAGCCTTCGAGGCAGGCGTGAAGTTCGCCGGTTGCACCGTGCACTTCGTCGACGCCGGCGTAGACAGCGGCCCCATCGTGGCGCAGGCGGTGGTGCCCGTGCTACCCGACGACACGGCCGAGACCCTGCAGCAACGCATCTTGCGACAAGAACACGCGCTGCTTCCCGCTGTGGTGCGGGCGCATGCCGAAGGCAGGGTGCGCCGTGAGGGCCGGCGCGTGCAGATCGACGATGCACCCCGCGCCGCCTCGGATGCGGCCCTGAGCAGCCTGTAG
- the purM gene encoding phosphoribosylformylglycinamidine cyclo-ligase: protein MSSPPSSGKPSAPAGLTYRDAGVDIDAGNAVVDQIKAHVARTRRPEVLTGLGGFAGLCALPAGYRDPVLVSCTDGVGTKLKLAFTLGIHDTVGIDLVAMNVNDLVVTGAEPLFFLDYFAVGKLEVHVAERVVAGIAEGCLQAGCALVGGETAELPGFYQKGEYDLAGFCVGVVERDGRVDGQHLVPGDVLLGLASSGFHSNGYSLVRRIFLEHAQLPLDAQLEGVAVPLGEALLAPTRIYVKSMRALYATGWLKGAAHITGGGLVENPGRMLPEGAALKLELQRGSWVVPPLMQHAARLGNVSEEEMRRTFNMGLGMIVAVPEARADEAATLLRAQGETVFRVGRVASAASPGAEVEFLE from the coding sequence ATGTCTAGCCCCCCGTCCTCTGGCAAGCCCTCCGCCCCCGCGGGCCTCACCTACCGCGACGCCGGTGTCGACATCGACGCCGGCAATGCGGTCGTCGACCAGATCAAGGCCCACGTGGCCCGCACGCGGCGCCCCGAGGTGCTGACGGGGCTTGGGGGCTTCGCGGGCTTGTGCGCCTTGCCGGCCGGCTACCGCGACCCTGTGCTGGTGTCGTGCACCGACGGCGTGGGCACGAAGCTCAAGCTCGCGTTCACCCTGGGGATACACGACACGGTGGGGATCGACCTCGTGGCCATGAACGTCAACGATCTGGTGGTCACGGGCGCCGAGCCGCTGTTTTTCCTCGACTACTTCGCCGTGGGCAAGCTCGAGGTGCATGTGGCCGAGCGGGTGGTGGCCGGCATCGCCGAAGGCTGTTTGCAGGCCGGCTGCGCGCTCGTGGGCGGTGAGACGGCCGAGCTGCCCGGTTTTTACCAAAAGGGCGAATACGACCTGGCGGGCTTCTGTGTGGGCGTGGTGGAACGCGACGGACGGGTGGACGGTCAGCACCTCGTCCCGGGGGACGTGCTCTTGGGCTTGGCCTCCTCGGGCTTTCACTCGAACGGCTACTCGCTCGTGCGCCGCATTTTTCTGGAGCACGCCCAGCTGCCCCTGGACGCGCAGCTCGAGGGCGTGGCGGTGCCGCTTGGTGAGGCCTTGCTCGCCCCGACGCGGATTTACGTCAAGTCGATGCGCGCGCTTTACGCGACGGGGTGGCTCAAGGGCGCCGCGCACATCACCGGCGGCGGCTTGGTGGAAAATCCCGGCCGCATGCTGCCCGAGGGCGCAGCCCTCAAGCTCGAGCTCCAGCGCGGCAGCTGGGTCGTGCCACCCTTGATGCAGCACGCGGCCCGCTTGGGCAACGTGAGCGAGGAGGAGATGCGGCGCACCTTCAACATGGGGCTGGGCATGATCGTGGCCGTGCCGGAAGCCCGGGCCGACGAAGCGGCCACCCTGCTGCGCGCGCAGGGCGAAACGGTTTTCCGCGTGGGCCGCGTGGCCTCGGCCGCGTCGCCGGGTGCCGAGGTGGAGTTCCTGGAATGA
- a CDS encoding secondary thiamine-phosphate synthase enzyme YjbQ, which translates to MVFVQGIVRLQPRARGFHLVTREILSQGPSLEGLAAGVLHLFIQHTSASLLVNENADPDVRGDLERWANVVAPENAPYYEHTLEGSDDMPAHIKAALFGPSLLLPVRNGQLALGTWQGIYLGEHRDHATGRTVMASAWGTAA; encoded by the coding sequence ATGGTCTTCGTTCAAGGCATCGTACGCCTTCAGCCCCGCGCCCGGGGCTTCCACCTCGTGACCCGCGAGATCTTGAGCCAGGGCCCAAGCCTCGAGGGGCTTGCCGCGGGGGTTTTGCACCTCTTCATCCAACACACGTCGGCGTCGCTCCTGGTCAACGAGAACGCCGACCCGGACGTGCGCGGTGATCTCGAACGCTGGGCCAACGTGGTCGCCCCTGAGAACGCGCCCTACTACGAGCACACCCTCGAGGGCTCTGACGACATGCCGGCTCACATCAAGGCCGCGCTCTTCGGCCCCTCGCTGCTGCTCCCCGTGCGCAACGGCCAGCTGGCCCTGGGGACCTGGCAGGGCATTTACCTCGGTGAGCACCGCGACCACGCGACGGGACGCACCGTGATGGCCAGCGCCTGGGGCACGGCAGCCTGA
- a CDS encoding trypsin-like peptidase domain-containing protein encodes MTNFAPHFSANRGRRTLMTAVLLAALTAGGRTSGLVQVPEAHAQTDSAVTPKMQAPPEARALSRAFAGTAKALGPSVVRIDVEAKSPKQRPQARRDLPDDVPDIFRHFFEFGGGGGGMPSPGPVHGTGSGVVIDTKGHILTNSHVVKGADDVKVTFADGRDFEGEVVGRDEETDVAVVRLQKTPTALVAARLGDSDKLEVGEFVLAVGSPLGMDQTVTAGIVSSKGKTNGRMRMSGNRVRQYIQTDAMINPGNSGGPLSNLDGEVIGINTLINTGPGGAYGFAIPINQAKRVAQALIKDGKMRYAFLGVSIVDLERLPNEARAKLGKNLPERAAVVEKVTPNGPAEKAGVRPQDVVTKIDDQAIESASDVVAYISDQPIGSQVKLTYVREGRPNTVKVTLAELSQDEQTVASVGDGRIGLALQSLTPEIAQGLGLPAETKGAVITEVAPGSRAERAGLAPEDVILKINRKPVSDSEAAVQVLKENPKGRQLLQVRRGNATRFVTIPPA; translated from the coding sequence ATGACGAATTTCGCTCCGCACTTTTCGGCAAACCGGGGCCGTAGGACTCTGATGACGGCCGTGCTTTTGGCCGCCTTGACCGCAGGGGGGCGCACCTCGGGGCTCGTGCAGGTGCCCGAGGCGCATGCACAAACGGACAGCGCCGTGACCCCCAAGATGCAGGCCCCGCCGGAGGCGCGCGCGTTGTCGCGGGCGTTTGCCGGCACCGCCAAGGCGCTTGGCCCCAGCGTCGTGCGGATCGACGTCGAGGCAAAATCCCCGAAGCAGCGGCCCCAGGCGCGGCGAGACCTGCCCGACGATGTGCCCGACATCTTTCGCCACTTTTTCGAGTTTGGGGGCGGCGGGGGCGGCATGCCCTCTCCGGGGCCTGTTCACGGGACGGGCTCGGGCGTGGTCATCGACACGAAGGGACACATCCTCACGAACAGTCACGTGGTCAAGGGCGCGGACGACGTGAAGGTCACCTTCGCCGACGGGCGTGACTTCGAGGGCGAGGTGGTGGGACGCGACGAAGAAACCGATGTGGCCGTGGTGCGCCTCCAAAAAACGCCGACGGCGCTCGTGGCGGCGCGCCTGGGTGACTCCGACAAACTGGAGGTGGGCGAGTTCGTGCTGGCCGTGGGCAGCCCGCTCGGCATGGACCAAACGGTCACGGCCGGCATCGTCAGCAGCAAGGGCAAAACGAACGGCCGGATGCGCATGTCAGGCAACCGCGTGCGCCAGTACATCCAAACGGACGCCATGATCAACCCGGGTAACTCGGGAGGCCCGCTGTCGAACCTCGACGGCGAGGTCATCGGCATCAACACGCTCATCAACACCGGCCCTGGCGGTGCCTACGGGTTCGCGATTCCCATCAACCAAGCCAAACGCGTGGCGCAGGCGCTGATCAAGGACGGCAAAATGCGGTACGCCTTTTTGGGCGTGTCGATCGTGGATCTCGAGCGGCTGCCGAATGAGGCGCGCGCCAAGCTGGGCAAAAACTTGCCCGAACGCGCCGCCGTCGTGGAAAAGGTCACGCCGAATGGTCCCGCCGAAAAAGCGGGGGTGCGGCCCCAGGATGTGGTCACGAAGATCGACGACCAGGCCATCGAGAGCGCTTCCGATGTGGTGGCCTACATCTCGGATCAGCCCATCGGTAGCCAGGTAAAGCTGACGTACGTGCGAGAGGGGCGCCCAAACACGGTCAAGGTCACGTTGGCAGAGCTCAGCCAAGACGAGCAAACCGTGGCCTCGGTGGGCGATGGCCGCATCGGCCTGGCCCTGCAGTCCCTCACGCCTGAGATCGCCCAGGGGCTCGGGCTTCCCGCCGAGACCAAGGGTGCGGTCATCACGGAGGTGGCGCCGGGCAGCCGCGCTGAGCGCGCCGGGCTCGCGCCCGAAGACGTCATCCTG